The Manihot esculenta cultivar AM560-2 chromosome 1, M.esculenta_v8, whole genome shotgun sequence genome has a window encoding:
- the LOC110622866 gene encoding MADS-box protein CMB1, producing the protein MGRGRVELKRIENKINRQVTFAKRRNGLLKKAYELSVLCDAEVALIVFSNRGKLYEFCSTSSSMAKTIDKYQRCSYAPVESNQSMHDTQSCYQEYLKLKAKVEMLQRSQRNLLGEELGDLNTKELKQLEHQLDSSLKQIRSTKTQFMVDQLSELQRKEELLLETNHALRKKLEETDAALQSSWATREQNVHYNHHPAAQPGDFVNPLQCNRNFRIGFNAGETGQVTVAATTEQNFNGFIPGWML; encoded by the exons atgggtagaggaAGAGTTGAGCTAAAGAGGATAGAGAACAAGATAAATCGACAAGTTACATTTGCTAAGAGAAGAAATGGGTTGCTTAAGAAAGCTTATGAGCTTTCTGTTCTTTGTGATGCTGAGGTTGCTCTTATTGTTTTCTCTAATCGTGGCAAGCTCTATGAGTTCTGCAGCACCTCTAG TAG CATGGCAAAGACAATTGACAAGTACCAGAGATGCAGTTATGCACCAGTAGAATCCAATCAATCTATGCATGATACACAG AGTTGCTATCAGGAATATttgaaactgaaagcaaaagtaGAGATGCTGCAGCGTTCACAGAG GAATCTTCTTGGTGAGGAATTGGGAGATTTGAACACAAAAGAGCTTAAGCAGCTTGAACACCAGCTTGACTCCTCATTGAAGCAAATCAGGTCAACAAAG ACCCAATTTATGGTTGATCAACTTTCTGAACTTCAAAGGAAG GAAGAATTGTTATTGGAGACCAACCATGCTTTAAGGAAGAAG CTGGAGGAAACTGATGCAGCTCTTCAATCATCATGGGCAACTAGGGAACAAAATGTTCATTACAACCACCACCCAGCTGCTCAACCAGGAGATTTTGTCAATCCTTTACAATGCAATAGAAATTTTCGAATTGG TTTCAATGCAGGGGAAACAGGTCAAGTGACTGTTGCAGCAACCACAGAACAAAATTTTAACGGATTCATACCTGGGTGGATGCTTTAA
- the LOC110620268 gene encoding protein BIG GRAIN 1-like E produces the protein MSITGLSETSKLYKKSFHRRNDSDELDVFEASRYFSGYNEAVGYSGATYTQRVMREDHRYPWRGGRMSLDVPMRNPLPQQSHTVEKQILKEKKYKQPRSPGGRLASFLNSLFNQTSSKKKKSKSATQSMKDEDESPGGRRKRRSSISHFRTSSTADTKSLYSSSSSGFRTPPPYAHTPIKSYKDFRSYSDHKQVLSLSKHNGNVKSTVLQNEVLDDKRNTDLSWLDEKFKCSDTFAEKPKSLGHRYLEKDRIWVDQYQPEDKIFRKFDEVDDGAESDSSSDLFELQNYDLGIYSSGLPVYETTNMDSIKRGAPISNGTL, from the coding sequence ATGTCCATTACAGGACTCTCAGAAACATCTAAACTTTACAAGAAATCGTTTCATCGCAGAAACGATTCTGATGAGCTTGATGTGTTCGAAGCATCAAGGTATTTCTCAGGATACAATGAAGCTGTGGGTTATAGTGGTGCAACTTATACACAAAGAGTCATGAGAGAAGATCATAGATATCCTTGGAGAGGAGGAAGAATGAGCTTAGACGTACCGATGAGAAATCCACTACCTCAGCAGTCTCATACAGTGGAAAAACAAATATTGAAAGAGAAGAAATACAAGCAACCAAGATCTCCAGGTGGTAGATTAGCTAGCTTCTTGAATTCTCTCTTCAATCAAACAAGTTCtaaaaagaagaaatcaaaGTCTGCCACACAATCAATGAAAGATGAGGATGAAAGCCCCGGTGGAAGAAGGAAAAGGAGGAGCAGCATTAGTCATTTTCGAACCTCAAGCACTGCTGACACAAAATCTTTGTATTCTTCTTCGAGTTCTGGTTTTAGAACACCCCCTCCTTATGCACACACTCCAATAAAGAGCTACAAGGACTTTAGAAGCTATTCAGATCACAAACAAGTACTTTCCTTGTCAAAGCACAATGGAAATGTGAAATCCACAGTCCTCCAGAATGAGGTATTGGATGATAAAAGGAACACAGACTTATCGTGGTTGGATGAGAAATTTAAATGCAGTGACACTTTTGCTGAGAAACCCAAGAGCCTTGGTCATCGATATTTAGAGAAAGATAGGATATGGGTTGATCAGTATCAACCAGAGGATAAGATATTTAGAAAGTTCGATGAGGTAGATGATGGAGCTGAGAGCGATTCAAGTTCTGATTTGTTTGAATTGCAAAACTATGACTTGGGTATCTATTCAAGTGGTCTGCCTGTGTATGAGACAACAAACATGGATAGCATCAAAAGGGGAGCACCAATTTCCAATGGCACCCTCTAG